In Megalobrama amblycephala isolate DHTTF-2021 linkage group LG21, ASM1881202v1, whole genome shotgun sequence, the genomic stretch agtatatatttttaaatattttaatttatttcagttaacaagtACTTAATTtccagtaatatttttttaaattttttaatttatggttttagttttagtgaaTTCTAATAGTCCCAGACTGGACGTGTTTGTCTCGTGTCACGTCGTCTCGCGTCACGTCCTCTTGGACTGTCCTCGGTTGCCGTGACACCTGTTACATTATTAGGGGTTTGACGAGGGCCGCTGAAGCTCAGGGATTTGAGACGCGGACGTATTTAGAGACCGTGAGAGAAACTGCAGGAGCCTGGATCATTTGGGAAGGATTAGATATGAAATAATCTAATTAATATCtcctttttttatgttttaagcTTTTTTTGTAGGAGTATATTTATTAGCCAAAACCTGCTGCAGATcaaaaatatactgtaaaatttacagcaaaAAAACTGTTGCCTTTACAGTTTGaacttaaatttacagtaaaaaatgtatatttcctTAAATGAGAATGAAATAGTGTTAATAtactaaattattaaatttagtatattaaatttttaaatttagtgggttttttttacctttataacaTATTGACAACCACCTTAAAAACAGAAAGATGCATAAAAAAAGACGTGATGAAAAGTATTTTTTCCACAAGCTAAAGTAAATAAAGAACAACACCATCATGATATCACATGACACTAAAATACTGCAGTAAACATGCATTTAACAACATAAGATGGAACagaaaaccctaatgtacataaataataactCTAAAATGTGTTACAATTcgcgtacttgtgcactattctgTGCAGTTTTGCAGTATAAATATTGTGAGTagtgaaaattccaaaaagaaaagaaataaaaaaccatcaaaatgtcaaaaaatgttCACTTACATTTTGTTCACTATGACAGttccaaaaactgtacattttaatagtattttaattaaatgaccatttttttaactttaatttttacTGTCTACTACGGTTAAAATGACTATAGCGTGTGCACTGAAACGTTTGCTCTCTCGCTGGCTGTCTGTATGAGTCGTAATCCTGCTGCTGATCATCACGGCACTTTCTATTGTTGTGTGTCTGTCTGCCTCTATTCAGGCTTCAGTCCAGGATCATCACTGTGTTCTGAACGGTGACTCAGCTAACGGAGAATTCAGCCAGCTGTTAAAGCGATTtctgataggtccttaactcatcctgcttgcaatcacatcattctctatagggcacagctgattggttcctgctgtatcagtagccaatgagctcgctgctcaaccttcaaaaaCTCGGTGCAGTTGTGGCGgtctttcagaaaccctccaccttccccagctccacctgtataaatctgctacgggtaattcatatttttgtacagcagcagcatgtcttacagcgtgttgtttatgtaataacagcagcatagcagatctgttccgaacatatcaacattgtcatattcaTTACCACACCAAACACTCATGACGGAAACACTGTTTGGAAATCAACATCCAAAcacacacccctcccttcattgctccgcccccaaaataatgaaaatgctATGCAACACAGGCAACCACTAACAGCTGGCGCATCAGACAGCTTGCCatatagactagtgtctgtgaatattaaaccgcaaaaagatgatttaaatatgaatcctgcatgttctgtgtgaatgaatggcACAGATTTCATTTCCCACACACACTGAAGCACGCGTGACACTCGCTGTGTTTCTTTCTCAGCATTTTACCATTTAATTTGAGAAAAACTATCATCATGTCATAAACATACAGAAACTCATTGGTCTTCACTGCAACCTGTCAAAATTAAAGTTTGGTTTAACTTGAAGAAATTGAAGAAGCATGTCTAAATGCTTTTTTAGACATGCTTTTtcattactaaaatttaatttaaccattaaaatgaagtacaaaaaaatttaaatgggaAAAAAGCGTAatccaaattaaaataaaaaacaatagcAACAAAATCAGCATATCCTGGCTCTTTCTTAACCCCTTTAACTAATTATTAgcattgattttatttcagttattcttcaataattaatacaaaaaaaaaaaaaagtattatgtcACCTCTGAATGTGGTGACATAATTCATCATTTGGACAGAGGGCTACAATTTTTATTTAGACTATATTAAttattgttaaaatatatttatttatttatttaatactgtttatctattttaaatgtttatttgtccTGAGTCCTGCTTTCATATGCCCATGATATTTGATAaaccttcagccaatcagattgttACTCCAATACTTCTCCTCGCCCTCCCCTGTCTCGAGCGTCTGTAATCCCTCAAGGAAATCTGCGATTGACTGGGACACACACTCACTGTTTGTGTTGTTTCAGGCTGTGTGATTGCATCATACACGGTGTTTTCAGCATATATGGGTTAAAGGCCAGACGCTTAACCTACATTAGTTGTGGACGCAGTGGAGGTCTTTCCACACATGCCTTAAGATTCCTGACTCCTAGAGGTTCCTTTGTGTCCACACATCTTTAAAAGCATCGGAGGAATGCAACTGCCTGGGAATATATGCAGCCAAGCAAAGTCAATGCAGTAAAGAAGCTCCTAACATTgaataaaacaactttttttaatgctttttctGGTTTAAATCAGGTCAAGAAACTGGGTAAGTTAAGTTTGATTATATTCGTCAGCATTTAATTAGTCGTAGTGTTTGTGGTAATGCATTTATCTCTTTATTTTGCTCTACAAAAACAATACTGCATGTGATTTAAAGCGAGTTAAGATTtaaaatgcatgactgtttttCAGCAAGATCACTTTTACTCAGTGTTGAGGGTAATTACAAGTAAAGGTTGGTGCACACTGTGGGATTTATAGTAGTCCTTTATGATTGTTGCTTGTTagactgtacgaacatgatcctcatgtcacactgtagGATCTCAGCTGTCCtatatgtcagactgtacgacagtCAAGACGCGTTAAAAATGGACGCACGCTTGAAAACTTGTCCAGAGTTTTACATCCTCAACCCACACACATTCGTGTGACTGTGAGCCGCATTACACGCGGcactgaaatggtggctaacaaagaaatctctagtgttcattttgaTCACGTCTTATCTTGAAAAACGAAGACAATTTGACGTTTGTCGtagaagtcacactgcaggactgtgtgccaaatctgacactgccagaatttcgtctGAGGTCAAATTTGATTGCAACggtcattaatcggctgtcAGTGAACACTAGCGATCTAGCGATCAAAGACTAAAGATTTTTgcctaggattataggaatcttttaggattctcaaaatttgtctcaaatgatcaaatcgtggccaaaattGCACAGTGTGCACCAGCCTTAACGCATTGCAAGTAATTACAAGTAACACATTgcaagtaacgcattacaagtaattgcaagtaatgcattacaaataattgcaagtaacgcattacaagtaattacaagtaacgcatcgcaagtaacgcattacaagaaattacaagtaacgcattacaagtaattacaagtaacacattgcaagtaacgcattacaagtaattgcaagtaacgcattacaagtaattacaagtaacacattgcaagtaacgcattacaagaaattgcaagtaacgcattacaagaaattgcaagtaacgcattacaagaaaTTACAAGTAACGCATTGCAAGAAATtacaagtaacgcattacaagtaattacaagtaacacattgcaagtaacgcattacaagtaattacgagtaatgcattacaattaattacaagtaacgcaTTATAAGTAATTACAAGttacgcattacaagtaacgagatatgtaatcagattttactagtaatcAGATTTTacttttcaagtaactagtaaagtaacgcattacttttaaactaaatatctgagttactttttcagatAAGTAAagttgttttcccatttataaACTGACACGTCTCCTGTCCCCATTTTGAGAGAGATCATGATGGTtgttgtagttctagactagtcaagtcaagtcaagtcaaatttatttatatagcgcttttacaattggtaattgtttcaaagcagctttacatattagaagcacagaaaaaagagaagtggttaaaaataagctgtacaagcaagcgtggtaatatgtaacatatacaagatggtgctacattaagccaatgtcggctgactcccaggggtggaaaaaaacccctaggagaaaaacccagcgtgctaacactgggaaaaaagtcctaggagggaaaaaaccccttggaagatatatataatatatgtaaatggactAAATGCGAGCAGTGGCGAGTGATTGGACCTCAATCTTAGTACCTCAAACAAAAGTACAACATTTTACAATACATGAGATAAAATTAGAGATGCAAATTTCGACAGCTAAAAACAGCAATATCCATTTTTGGCTGAAAGAGAAAAAGGTAAAAAATATGAGCTGAAAATATAACTAAAttgaaaagtaaaaatgtgcctTTATTTAAGAATGTAATCtgttaaatgaaaattctgtcaacacTTACATGAAAAGGTCTCAACTCGCAGAATAGAAAAAGCATAATTGTTTCAGGTAGAGACCAAACAATACATGTAAATAGGAACGTGTGGCTTTTGGGCCGCGTTTTGGTTTGTATCTTCACTAAACATTAGTAAACATAGTAGACcacatacaccgatcaggcataacattatgaccactgacaggtgaagtgaataacactgattatctcttcatctaGTGGTCCggtccaacagacgagctactatAGCTtcaattgctcaagaagttaatgctggttctgatagaaaggtgtcagaatacatagtgcatcagtttgttgcgtatggagctgcatagccacagaccagtcagggtgcccatgctgacccctgtccaccgccgaaagagcatcagaactggaccatggagcaatggaagaaggtggcctggtctgatgaatcacgttttcatttacatcacatggatggctGGGTGCGTGTgcatcgcttacctggggaacacatttgcaccaggatgcactatgggaagagggcaagccggtggaggcagtgtgatgctttgggcaatgttctgctgggaaaccttgggtcctgccatccatgtggatgttactttgacacgtaccacctacataagcattgttgcagaccatgcaGAACatgtattccctggtggctgctGCTAAcgtcttggtgtcagataccacagtaCACCTTCAGTGGAGTCTATGCTttgatgggtcagggctgttttggccgcaaaagggggaccaacacaatataacgaaggtggtcataatgttatgcctgatcggtgtatatttATTTAGAGCAGGTATTCCTGATTCAAACGAGcccaaacacaacataaaacGATGCATAGATCAGCATAAATCTTGAGATAATTCTTATTATCTCATTACATGCTGCTTTGCTAAAGCAACATGACATCTGAGATCCGATCACGTCATGATGATGCACTGTTTTCTAACGTCATGATAACGTCGAGAAGGTCAACGAATCGAAACTGGATCTCCGGTATAGTGGGTAGGGACGATGAGTAAAGACTAGGGTTAGGAATTGAGAACCGTTCCAAATTTCCATGAACTGTGAATTCAATTGTAGGCAAACAGTTTTGCCGACTgtgttttttctctctgtctgagATGTTTTTCTCAGCTCAACTGGATGTTCTTGCAGCTTTTTCTGTCTCTGGCCATTTGCATTTGTATAGTGACTTGCACCCAAAAGACTCAagtttagatgtgtttttactTGACCTGATAGAGACATTCTCATCTTTGTCAGCTCAGTTTGATTTGGTTAGATTATATTTCTGTAACAAGAACATAATGCCAGACTGAATTTAGGacaaataatgaactttaaaaCGCCAAATAAGTGTTGATCTTGCATATCGGTCATTATTCTGAATGGCAGTGAACTGACGTGATGAATTGGCCTCTCAGACAAACAACAGATTGAGAAGAATGTGTAGCTCCTCATCTTCCTTTGTGACAGATTGAAAGGCTAAGCTCCCATTTATCGCATGCAGTTGCTGCTCTGTTGTTTGGTCGGCATATGGTGACACCGTTCATCCGGAAACATGGCTTTACCCGGTTAACCTAAGTGGACTGTAAATGAATGCAAAGTGTGGAGTGAGTAGGAGTGATGATGGTacacattcaatacaatatgtaatatggcaaaagaacaaaaatagtGTATGGCACTAACACTTTATGATGACTAATCATCTTTTTTTTACAACAATGGGCAATTCATGTTTTATGCTTCAGATGCTCTACattatatattgtgttttttCTACCTTGTTGCACAGGAAGTTTAAAATGGTGGATATTGTAACGCAAACAATGCCTGCAGAAAGTGAAGTGCACGTGGCAAGGAACTTTCTCACGAAGATTTTGAGAAGTTCTATGAGGTATTGTGGAGCTGTTGGCCTCTGTCTCATGATCCTCAGCCCTGTAGTTATCACCCATCAGCCCGTCTGCCCCTGCCAGACCCGAGTATCACATCCTTTGCCATGTGGCGTCTTAGCTGTAGCTGTGCTGTTCACGTGCAAGACGGGGATTATATGCTTAAGCCTATTATCGTGCTGTCAATTTCACTGGCTTCTTTAGAACCTGTGAGCGTCTTCAGTGTTTCCTGCTGTCTTGTTGACGAGTGCTGATGAACATttgtaaaaaatgaacaaaaattcTGCTTTTGTTTCTTACACAATTTGTCTTTTATCCCCTCCTTTTCCACCTCACATGCATTTCAGGAAAAATCGCTTCAAAGGGTACGTTTTGTGTAGCTAAATGAGTTGTCATGAAGTTGTATTCTGCAAAAGGAATAAATGTTGTTATTCACAGTTCCTAAAGAAGATCtcttaaggcccgttcacaccaagaatgataactataccAATAACAATGAAGATaaagttctaaaaatcattctaaatataaatgaatatcaGAATTATTGATATCGGTGGAATCAAATTCAGAACGATTTTTTTCaagctgatgaacaataaaaacgtTTACCCCGCGTTTACCCTAAATTTGTTCCAGGAACTTTTCCCCctgacctgttgctgtctgcattTCCATTGCGGTCTAAAGTACTGTGAAGATTATGCAAATTATTTCGGTGATGTAGGACTGCACACAAcgtataagcttaataaagcctgaacttCGTCATCGATCCATTGGGCGTactttttaaactccattgttgattcgaatagcaacaactcttactgcatgcaccgcaacagacttggtggatgaaataaaatgctgcatgaactcaaccaatcagcatgttcagtgcccaagtcccacccccaaatgttcctgaactttgaaaaagtactacctcatgagcagggactttctgagggggaaatctTTACCCAGGAACTTCATTAAGACCCTGGTCCCTGTGGTcgaaacacaccgagtaccaccccaaagtccctagtttCTGGGGGAAGTTTCTGCGTTGGAAACGCGGCTAatggcagccaatcagaatccatcctgctttaaagagctggTTTGGATGCTGatatagttattatagttatcgttcttggtgtgaacgggcctttagagCAGAAATTCAAAATACTGTTACAATTTCTAGAAAAGCATGTTTAAGGTAGTCCTTCTGAAAATTTAACAGTAATCTAATTGGAATCTGTTGTTGTTTTAGTAGTTAAGCATgtctttgtgtttttatttcaggAGGAATGAATCATCATGTAGACCCTATTCGTGGCACTCTGCTAAATCCACAGATAATCCTAACACAGACGGCCCTAAATCTGAGCCCAGCCCTGTACCTGACCCCACTTGGCAGACAAAATATGATGCAGGGTGAGATTCTGATGGTTTGTATGCAATGAATATAAATTAAGATCTCAATcaacataatttattttctttgcgTTTTACCAGGTCACCCACAAAGGACTTCACCAGCTGTTGGGGACAGACCAATCTGCGACAAGTGTCCTGCCAGTTCAGCTCAGTGGGAAATATGGAAAGTGTAGAGCCTTCATCTCATGCTTTCTCAAAAGAGCAGCCAATATCAAGCAAACCCAATGGTGGAGAAGATCATCCAGTGTTTTTATCAGGCACAACTGACCACAGTGCACCTCGGAGTGTCGCTCCCACAGAAGGGATGTTTTACAGAGGCGTTACCAATGATCTAGGAGTTCCCAATGACTGCCATAGATACCTGCAGATCCCCATGGGCAATGGGGGACGAGTGAGTCCCAGTGTGGAGGAGCAAGCTAGCTCCAAATTCTCCTCCACTGGGAGATCCAACCACAGACCTGTGTGGCATATTCCAGAGAACAAGATGTCCACAACTCAAGTTCCTCctgctcctcctcctcccttgCGTAGTGATAGTTTCACTGCCACCAGAGTTCATGAGAAGAGCTTGGCGGGGTCTGTATATCCACCACAGAAACCTCACTGCAGAGCTGTGGACCGACAGTTGGATGGTGAACGAGGACATGAAGCGAGACACAGCTACAACCCACCTCCAAAGAAGGACTTTCTTCAGCCGTATCTTTCGGTTGAAGACTACACAAATCAGCTAAACCCTACCAAACTCTTTTCCCTGTCAAGCACTGATGTAAGACAAGGGCAGAACCCATTTAGTTACGAGCTTCAGCATCAGAGACAGCACAGCGATGATAGTCCCTTTTCTGTGTACCCTAACGCTACAGGTTCACCAAAGACCCAGAGCGTTGGGAGCTACTACCGAAGCCTTCAAGATTTGCCCACTAATGCTGGCAGTCGAAACCAAGCCAGAACCAGCATGGCCTTTGACCACAACTATGAGGGCCAGGCTCATTTCCGTTACTACTGCATCACTGCCCAGCAGCCATCCCTGGAATCCTCTACGCAGGGTTGGATAggagatgaacgaaagtctgaAATGGGAACCACCCAAGGTGCCACAGACAAAAGCTTTGTTGGTTCTCAAAAGGTTGTGAAGACAAAGTATCCCCAACTCAATCTACCTGAGAACAAGAGCTCCAACGGTTACAGTAAACAGGCTGTCATTCCTCCATCTCAAGCTACGTCCTCTTTACCAAATCATCTGATTTCAAAGTCCGGCTCTGGGGAAAGAGAGATTCAAAAGAAGAAAGAGACTTCCAGGCACGTACCAAAAAACCAGATGGAGCAGAAGAACCCTATGTCCACTCACCACCAGGACAATCCATGGATCAGCAAGCAGGATCACAAGATCTGTCCACACAAGACCCCCATGTTGCACTCTTTGGCCCAGGAGAGCAAGAAGTTGgcagaaaatatgatcataacAACTAAAGAAGGTGGTCAAGAATCAACCGATGCCATCGGTGGTAAACAGGGAAGACGGAGCGACCGCTATGCCACAACTCTACGCAACGAGATCCAACAGAAGAGGGCTCAGCTTCAGAAAAGCAGAAGTGCAGCTACCTTGACCTGCTCAAATGAAGTTGAGGAGGACTCTGACATCTGGAAGTCCAATGAGACCTCCACATCGTCTTCTGATGGTTCCTTCACCAACACTTACAAGGATCATCTGAAGGAAGCCCAAGCCAAAGTTCTGAAGGCCACGTCATTTATGAGGAGGGACCTGGAGCTTCCTGGGAACGAAGCTGCATCGGGTCAACTTCCCAAAAGACCTGGGCCTGTTCATGGGCAGGTCACCCGCATTGGGGGTCGTAAACGGTTTCCCATGGATAAAAAGATACATTCCTTCTCTGAACCGGACAAGATCAATGAAGTAGGAGTTGAGGATAAAGCAGCTGGTTCCTTTGTGGACAGGTGTAATTTCTTTGAAGAATCCTGCAAACCAGTTCTCCAAAAGCCCATTCCCAAGCAGTCCCTGCTCAGTCCCAATGAAGATCACAATGAGAGAAAGACAAGATTAACTGGAGACCGTGAAAGCATCCATCAAGCTCCCTTAAAACAAAGTAAATCAAGCCATTCCGACCTTAATACAGAGGAGCAACAACGGCTTGGTACGTTTGCTGAATATGAGGCTACATGGAACCTGCAGAAAAAGCCAATGGAAAGAAGAACCACGGGCAGATACCGTTCAGCTGAAAACATCCTAGACTCCGGCTTGGAGGAATCCAACAGCACAGTGTGTGTTCATGAAAGATCCCGTTCCTCCCCTTCTGCTGACTTCTATGGACAGGTATGAAGAAGATTATTTGTTTTGCCATGATATTGATACAGTTTTTGGTCCCCAGACATCACCTTCATAAGCTTTATAATTCAGTATGGACCAGATGATTGAGAGGTTGTATTGTTTGGTATCAAGATGGGTAACATGATCTTTAAGAAGGGCAGGTCTGTCCTTCAGGTAGAAGAATCTTTGGCATCTGTGTTAACGGATCCACATTCCTTTCAGAAAATCCCTCTGCCACCCAGACAGTCTCCTGTGGTATCTCAGCCTGAAGCCACGGACCAACAAGAGGCCCGTATCACCAGGTTAGGCTTGGTGTTCAGAGACAATGGTCTATAATTTCAGTGATCTG encodes the following:
- the shroom2b gene encoding protein Shroom2 isoform X2, with translation MVDIVTQTMPAESEVHVARNFLTKILRSSMRKNRFKGRNESSCRPYSWHSAKSTDNPNTDGPKSEPSPVPDPTWQTKYDAGSPTKDFTSCWGQTNLRQVSCQFSSVGNMESVEPSSHAFSKEQPISSKPNGGEDHPVFLSGTTDHSAPRSVAPTEGMFYRGVTNDLGVPNDCHRYLQIPMGNGGRVSPSVEEQASSKFSSTGRSNHRPVWHIPENKMSTTQVPPAPPPPLRSDSFTATRVHEKSLAGSVYPPQKPHCRAVDRQLDGERGHEARHSYNPPPKKDFLQPYLSVEDYTNQLNPTKLFSLSSTDVRQGQNPFSYELQHQRQHSDDSPFSVYPNATGSPKTQSVGSYYRSLQDLPTNAGSRNQARTSMAFDHNYEGQAHFRYYCITAQQPSLESSTQGWIGDERKSEMGTTQGATDKSFVGSQKVVKTKYPQLNLPENKSSNGYSKQAVIPPSQATSSLPNHLISKSGSGEREIQKKKETSRHVPKNQMEQKNPMSTHHQDNPWISKQDHKICPHKTPMLHSLAQESKKLAENMIITTKEGGQESTDAIGGKQGRRSDRYATTLRNEIQQKRAQLQKSRSAATLTCSNEVEEDSDIWKSNETSTSSSDGSFTNTYKDHLKEAQAKVLKATSFMRRDLELPGNEAASGQLPKRPGPVHGQVTRIGGRKRFPMDKKIHSFSEPDKINEVGVEDKAAGSFVDRCNFFEESCKPVLQKPIPKQSLLSPNEDHNERKTRLTGDRESIHQAPLKQSKSSHSDLNTEEQQRLGTFAEYEATWNLQKKPMERRTTGRYRSAENILDSGLEESNSTVCVHERSRSSPSADFYGQKIPLPPRQSPVVSQPEATDQQEARITRVSEREHSPLNISEPQEPLPKILESVAAPLASNQRSRSDTRQPATLSSHHLQVPMSEQLLPKNKGSELQRSAQPKQPDTMLRVQTSSPELTQGPRRLCTSPCPAEHLERDIRLTPTPEDGQKSDNEGTLSHTPHLLGCSSPKQNADLTVTSASRTRSPSPQFYPQRLTDEPPATVQKKNPCSSKMEEPNIAGRKVPIQIICAENGSEGENRSYLQHGESSGGSEVPKTGQLKKIDSPEKSKSLFIAYTRPDPIRNAEHQTDRTVLENTESDRSNGLTEHSEEDLKREELARDIMGKDKSLVDILDQSKMKTTMDLMEGIFPQGEQLLEGVQQRRKATSKQTSPKNTQQRLEDSLASSVSLVSSSSYYSTSAPKAELLIKMKDMQEHMEEQDSEDELDYDLSNKKQELIDSLSKKLQVLREARESLQEDVQDNNLLGEEVEATVQTICKPNELEKFRMFVGDLDKVVSLLLSLSGRLARVENALNNLEEGTSADEKHTLTEKRKLLIRQHEDAKELKENLDRRERLVYEILASNLSEERLADYRHFVKMKSALIIEQRKLEDKIKLGEEQLKCLKESLPLDQRLLY
- the shroom2b gene encoding protein Shroom2 isoform X1: MEIVNAREDCEVLPGDHRSVGHDEEERDEGVELMEVLLTGGSPWGFTVRGGLEYHEPLIITKVEDGSRAALGRLQIGDEIVSVNSVLLSGYRLEAICLVKSSHKMLSLGIKRRNESSCRPYSWHSAKSTDNPNTDGPKSEPSPVPDPTWQTKYDAGSPTKDFTSCWGQTNLRQVSCQFSSVGNMESVEPSSHAFSKEQPISSKPNGGEDHPVFLSGTTDHSAPRSVAPTEGMFYRGVTNDLGVPNDCHRYLQIPMGNGGRVSPSVEEQASSKFSSTGRSNHRPVWHIPENKMSTTQVPPAPPPPLRSDSFTATRVHEKSLAGSVYPPQKPHCRAVDRQLDGERGHEARHSYNPPPKKDFLQPYLSVEDYTNQLNPTKLFSLSSTDVRQGQNPFSYELQHQRQHSDDSPFSVYPNATGSPKTQSVGSYYRSLQDLPTNAGSRNQARTSMAFDHNYEGQAHFRYYCITAQQPSLESSTQGWIGDERKSEMGTTQGATDKSFVGSQKVVKTKYPQLNLPENKSSNGYSKQAVIPPSQATSSLPNHLISKSGSGEREIQKKKETSRHVPKNQMEQKNPMSTHHQDNPWISKQDHKICPHKTPMLHSLAQESKKLAENMIITTKEGGQESTDAIGGKQGRRSDRYATTLRNEIQQKRAQLQKSRSAATLTCSNEVEEDSDIWKSNETSTSSSDGSFTNTYKDHLKEAQAKVLKATSFMRRDLELPGNEAASGQLPKRPGPVHGQVTRIGGRKRFPMDKKIHSFSEPDKINEVGVEDKAAGSFVDRCNFFEESCKPVLQKPIPKQSLLSPNEDHNERKTRLTGDRESIHQAPLKQSKSSHSDLNTEEQQRLGTFAEYEATWNLQKKPMERRTTGRYRSAENILDSGLEESNSTVCVHERSRSSPSADFYGQKIPLPPRQSPVVSQPEATDQQEARITRVSEREHSPLNISEPQEPLPKILESVAAPLASNQRSRSDTRQPATLSSHHLQVPMSEQLLPKNKGSELQRSAQPKQPDTMLRVQTSSPELTQGPRRLCTSPCPAEHLERDIRLTPTPEDGQKSDNEGTLSHTPHLLGCSSPKQNADLTVTSASRTRSPSPQFYPQRLTDEPPATVQKKNPCSSKMEEPNIAGRKVPIQIICAENGSEGENRSYLQHGESSGGSEVPKTGQLKKIDSPEKSKSLFIAYTRPDPIRNAEHQTDRTVLENTESDRSNGLTEHSEEDLKREELARDIMGKDKSLVDILDQSKMKTTMDLMEGIFPQGEQLLEGVQQRRKATSKQTSPKNTQQRLEDSLASSVSLVSSSSYYSTSAPKAELLIKMKDMQEHMEEQDSEDELDYDLSNKKQELIDSLSKKLQVLREARESLQEDVQDNNLLGEEVEATVQTICKPNELEKFRMFVGDLDKVVSLLLSLSGRLARVENALNNLEEGTSADEKHTLTEKRKLLIRQHEDAKELKENLDRRERLVYEILASNLSEERLADYRHFVKMKSALIIEQRKLEDKIKLGEEQLKCLKESLPLDQRLLY
- the shroom2b gene encoding protein Shroom2 isoform X3 translates to MLSLGIKRRNESSCRPYSWHSAKSTDNPNTDGPKSEPSPVPDPTWQTKYDAGSPTKDFTSCWGQTNLRQVSCQFSSVGNMESVEPSSHAFSKEQPISSKPNGGEDHPVFLSGTTDHSAPRSVAPTEGMFYRGVTNDLGVPNDCHRYLQIPMGNGGRVSPSVEEQASSKFSSTGRSNHRPVWHIPENKMSTTQVPPAPPPPLRSDSFTATRVHEKSLAGSVYPPQKPHCRAVDRQLDGERGHEARHSYNPPPKKDFLQPYLSVEDYTNQLNPTKLFSLSSTDVRQGQNPFSYELQHQRQHSDDSPFSVYPNATGSPKTQSVGSYYRSLQDLPTNAGSRNQARTSMAFDHNYEGQAHFRYYCITAQQPSLESSTQGWIGDERKSEMGTTQGATDKSFVGSQKVVKTKYPQLNLPENKSSNGYSKQAVIPPSQATSSLPNHLISKSGSGEREIQKKKETSRHVPKNQMEQKNPMSTHHQDNPWISKQDHKICPHKTPMLHSLAQESKKLAENMIITTKEGGQESTDAIGGKQGRRSDRYATTLRNEIQQKRAQLQKSRSAATLTCSNEVEEDSDIWKSNETSTSSSDGSFTNTYKDHLKEAQAKVLKATSFMRRDLELPGNEAASGQLPKRPGPVHGQVTRIGGRKRFPMDKKIHSFSEPDKINEVGVEDKAAGSFVDRCNFFEESCKPVLQKPIPKQSLLSPNEDHNERKTRLTGDRESIHQAPLKQSKSSHSDLNTEEQQRLGTFAEYEATWNLQKKPMERRTTGRYRSAENILDSGLEESNSTVCVHERSRSSPSADFYGQKIPLPPRQSPVVSQPEATDQQEARITRVSEREHSPLNISEPQEPLPKILESVAAPLASNQRSRSDTRQPATLSSHHLQVPMSEQLLPKNKGSELQRSAQPKQPDTMLRVQTSSPELTQGPRRLCTSPCPAEHLERDIRLTPTPEDGQKSDNEGTLSHTPHLLGCSSPKQNADLTVTSASRTRSPSPQFYPQRLTDEPPATVQKKNPCSSKMEEPNIAGRKVPIQIICAENGSEGENRSYLQHGESSGGSEVPKTGQLKKIDSPEKSKSLFIAYTRPDPIRNAEHQTDRTVLENTESDRSNGLTEHSEEDLKREELARDIMGKDKSLVDILDQSKMKTTMDLMEGIFPQGEQLLEGVQQRRKATSKQTSPKNTQQRLEDSLASSVSLVSSSSYYSTSAPKAELLIKMKDMQEHMEEQDSEDELDYDLSNKKQELIDSLSKKLQVLREARESLQEDVQDNNLLGEEVEATVQTICKPNELEKFRMFVGDLDKVVSLLLSLSGRLARVENALNNLEEGTSADEKHTLTEKRKLLIRQHEDAKELKENLDRRERLVYEILASNLSEERLADYRHFVKMKSALIIEQRKLEDKIKLGEEQLKCLKESLPLDQRLLY